The genomic segment GGAGGGGGGTGTTATCTCTAAAAGATGGGTACCAATTTCAATCGCCTAAAAGAAATCAAATAAAACAATTGTCTAAAAGATATCACAAGCAACATAAATTACTGAAAGAATTCAATTTAGATGGTTTTAAAAGATTGTATTTAGTTTTTATAATTCTAATGAATTCAATAATCATAATTTATATACTCCCAGCAATAGAATCCATAAATTCTGCAAAATTCATTAGAATTATAAAAACTAAATACAATCTTTTAAAACCCATATATACTGACTTTAACTTAGTTTAATGAATTCAATAATCATAATTTGACTGAATTTTTAATaatttctttactttttttaatgattttattAAAATACGGCTATTGCCACTCTACTAAATATGTTATTTACCTTACGTATACCTCATTTATTAAACCAAGACTAAAGTATACTCTAATACAAAATTACCATTGGAGATAATacttaattttcattttatccTACAAAACACTTGCAACTATATCAAGCTTTCATTCTCGATCTCATCATATATAGTTACATCCTGACACCTTCATTCTCAGTCTCATCATTCATTGTTACTGAACTCATGAATGTCTTAATAAGGAGTGTACATACCAGCACATACTTTGGACTGTCACATAATCTTCATACTAGTACCAGACCCCGTAGGATTACCCAAATGCCAGGTTCAGGGGACGGACCAATACCTAGCCAGGTGGTCTCCACAAAGGGCGGCACCTAGAGTGATTCAGAGCAACACTCAGCCCGGTATGCATCAGAACCATCCCCAAAACCTGTCAAATTGGGGAACCgcatcccacatcgaagatatgGAAAAACCCTTCCCTTGCTGGGAGTATATAAATAAAGCTCAACCACTTTCACAAAGGTAATAACTTCTAAATGTTTTACTGTTACTCTATCAAATTACATACATAGCCTTACTTAAGCATCAGAGATGGATAAACCGACCAACTCAATCTGTACCTCTGATGCTGTGTATTTCCTTTGACAAGGTCCCGAATTCATCTTCTTGTCCGTCAATGGCTACTGCATTCTGTTAGGCTACACCGGAGAAACCAACAGAAACAAGGAGATTCCTCCTTTAAAAAGGAATGCAAAGGGACTTGGTTACTTTTCTTGCACAATGGGTGTGGATAGCAATGGCCACCATGCAAAACCTTCTACTCATTATGCTGTTATGACTTGTAACTGTTATGGTCTCACCCACTGGCTTTGACATTATCCGAATCGGGATCAATGTACTCCATAATTaggaccaaaaacaaaatcaaaatatcCAGTACCATTTGGTGTAGTGGcataaatttttcttttgtaaatgGGAGGTCGTGAGTTTGACTCACAATAAGCTAGTTACTCTATATGAGTTGTttgatttgataaaaaaaaaaaaaaaacacgaaaTCAAAATCTGCTGCCGGGACCGACAACACAGTTCATATGAGACCAAACGAATGACGATCAGAACTTCCAACCTTCGTACTCACTTTGCTCTTTATATAAACTTCTGCGTGGAGAAGAGAAATTGTTTCTTGAACTCTCTTTAGATGTCATGTACTTGAACTCTCTCATATCACCATTTTCAGTTTTATTTGACATATTGTGTGAGCATCCACAACTCGGTCAAATAAaccgtttgtttttttttttcatgcatTCATGGTTTTCTAATCATTAAGACAGTACAAAGTGAAAATATAGGCATTTTTCCTCGATGACGACCACAATAGCAAAGATTCCGGTACAAGGCTGAAATGAAGATGATTATCATCGCTCCAAAGAAATAATGATTTAACTGTCATCATGAGAAATTGAGAATGACAAAAGAAGCCATGTATATATAATAGAGAAAATAGATCATCATCATATATATTTTATTGAATAAGAAATGGGAATTATCATATAGCTAAATCGTTGTAGTAATAACATAAATGTATGTAGTGATCATATTACCATGAGGAAAATGTGAAACTAACATTTGTCTACTGAACAAACAGCACCATGTAAAGCATAAAAGGACACAAAGTTTCCAACTCTACATGAATACATCTCTATCCCAAGAACAAAATCCCTACTGATCAAAGACAAATTGATATGATGGGTCAATGTCATCGACAGAATCATGGGGAAGCCGCAGTTCTTTAATTTGCTCAGCGCATCTTCTTCCCACCTTTCCTCCCAATCTAAGATTAAAACACTGGCGCATATCAAGCGACTCAAGATGAGGACAACCATCAAGAATGGCACACAAACCTTTATTAGTCAGTGTATTCCTAAAAAGCATGAGGTGGTGTAAACCATGCATCGTCCCTGCTATAGCAAGTGCACAGTCATTCCGCTCAAGCTTGTACCGGTTATTATATCGGCCTTCATCAAACCACCTTTTGTTAAATTTCAATGATTTCAGAAGAGGGCATGAGCGTCCAACCAATGCTAGAGTTTCATGTGAGATATCCTCATGTATTGAAAGGTCAAGGTCCTCCAACAGCGGAAATTTTGAAGCCACTTCACGAAATCCTTCATCTGTTATTCTACAAGAAGTCACTAACCTGAGGCGTTTGAGTCCAGTAGAACTGTTGCAAGTTCAGAAATGAATATATCAGTTTTAATTCCAAAGAATTACACACGAGATGGAAAAAATTTAAAAGTTTGTCAACATTGCGGAGGATATTTATACCTATGTATGATGTGAATGAGTTACTCATGCCTACCGCAAAAACTTTTCGATAAGGAAATAAACACTGAAGCATTGTACATTCATCTTTTAACATGCTGATGTAATTTCAAATTTCTAATACACTTTAGCAGTTAAAATGTCTTTTAGATTGAACCCCAGAGCACAACTTCTTTCTAAGCTATCCAAGAAAAAATTTTAATTAGAATTTGAGGCAAATTCAGTTTAGTAGTAATTGTTAACAGCCAATCAACATAAGGAGAATACTAAGCAAGACCAATCAAACATTCAGCAACATCTAGACCAAACAACTAAAAATAAAGTAACAGACTTCCCCAGAATCATGTTAAAATGTAGTACTACAGACTTATCATTATTATTAATAATCCAAAACCGGTGATAATGAAATACCTCTCAGCGATATGATATTTAAGGACGTCATTGGTTCCAAAGTTCTCAACATTGATATCGACCATCTTACCACAGCTACGTTCAATTGCATGTTCGCACAACTCATGGAAGAAGAAGGGCTTGTAGTTGTTAATATCAAAATTATTGCACATGTCAATGGTGCGCCACATAAGCAGGTCCTTGCAGATTCAGAACCACTTCGAACAGACCTTCTGAGCGGAGGTGAGGATGTCAATCCCTCCCAGCTAAGACAGTATCAACGCTGTAACATCGTCTGAGAGTTCTGTCCATTTAAAGCAATAAGCTTCAGATCTAGCAACAAATTCTTTGCCCTCAGTGGAATCATGGGGAagccacaatttctcaattcgttCATCACATATTCTTCTCAAATCTCCCTCCATATTAAGAATGAAACAATGGCGCAGATCAAGTGAGCCAAGATCAGGACAACAATCAAGAATACTTCTCAAGCCATCATCTGTCAACTTATTCCCAAAAAGCTGGAGGTGTCGTAAACCATGCATGGTTCCTGCTATAGCAAGTGCCTCTGCATCGTAATCTAAAATCCCATGAAAAGTTACTTGATTTCTTTTCCGGTAAGCTTTAAGAATACGTGGATAATGATTACTGAAATGAAACTCATAAGGTCCACGTCCATCATGTGAGAACTGACACCACTCTTTGTTGAACTTGAATGATTTCAAAAGAGGGCAAGAGCTCCCAACCATTTCCACAGCTTTATGCGAGATATTCTGACATAGAGAAATGTCAAGTTCCTCCAACGTACAACGGAAGTTTTGAAGCCACTTTACTCAATCCCCCATCAGATATGTCATCACAATATAATAGGCGGAGGCGTCTGATTCCACGCGAACTAAGAAAGGCGTTAGATAACTATGTAAGTTGTTAAACATACATAAATGAAGTCTAAGAAATTCAACATCAACATAATATTAAACGTAAACACTTATCATTGGACTTTAATATCAAGAGTTAGATTATTACACATATAATCATTTAATCTCAATCTTGATATTAAATCCAAAAGTGACCACGTGAACACTACCCTAGATGCAAATGAATGTAAATATTCACGTGCTTTGAATGATATCAGAGAGAACAAATGCTCACAGAAATATCCCTTGGTGACCGAGTGACTAGATGAACCCTACCCCCATATATATAAACAGTAAATATGCATGCTTTGAATGACATTAGACTATATCCCCCATTATCTGCAGCCTTACAACATTACAACTTCTGTATTCATAGAAAACAAACCACAGATAAAACTGTCCAATACACATATAACATTGTAAAATTAGAGGTTTTTACAGGTATGGCTTCGAAATGGGTCAAATTCAAACCTCAAACATCTTTTAAGTATAAATGTAACGGTGGAgtcattttactcaaaaaaacaATGGCTGCCTTATGTAACCAGTTTAACCAATACATGACAGGTGACACTGCGGACATTAACACTTTGCGAATGAGAAAGAAAGTAGTTTTACCCAGTTAAATCACCAGACCCCCATTCCATGGTTTTACAATTTATAACAGAGAATGAAGAACAACTCCGGAAAATCAACATCATACATGATACATAGATAAATTGAACTGCTCTCCAGACATAAATCACAATATCCAACAAAAAGATTAGTACCTTTCAGTGACGTATTCGAGCAGCTCATCGGTGCCGATGTACTCGATGTTAATATCAACAAGATAACCGGAGCTCCGATCAACGGCGTGGCGGCACGTACATCTCCTCCAAGTCATAGTTAATCTCACCATCGTTTCGCATGTCAATCTTGCTCCACATGAAAGGGTCCTTGCAGAGTTTGCGCCATTTCATGCACACTTTCTGAGCGCTCTCCAGGATCTCGATCGCTCCGAGCCGTGAGAGTATCGACGCCGTAGCTTTCTCAGGGAGCTCCGTCGATCCGTGAGAGTATCGACGCCATAGCTTTCTCAGGGAGCTCCGTCCAGTTTCGGCAGATTCTCTTGCGTCTTCGGGAGGATTTGGccattgtgaatttgtgattgTGGGGTTTAGGGTTTCACTGTTTGGTTTTGAGAGTTTCAGTTGTGAAATGGAGGAGGATTGAGCGGGTGAGACGTTTTGAATGCtgtgtttggactttggagtgTTGGGCAGGACTACTTTGGTTTCTTCTAGGCCCATGGGCTTTTGGCGCcaaagttcttttttttttaaatttttttctaaAGGAGTTTGAAACCCAGTCTAACTGAGAGGCCTGCTCCGCCAaaattcttttatttggttgagaaaaaagaaagaagaaaaaatttgatTTCTCAATAAATTATAATTGAGTCAAACTCAGTGGGATAAAATCCTGAGCAGAGATTATTCCAAAAAAAATCTCGAACAGAGATTAAAACTATTAGCAAATAATGAAAATtagtaagaaaaaaagaaaaattaacactactcttcaaaaatttaaaaaatttagtGCGATGAAATCTCAAACAGAGATTATCAATATTAGCAAACAATTCAAAATTagtaaaagaaacaaacaagaatTATCACTGttcttcaaaaattaaaaatcaaaagCATAGTTATTTTATAAAGCTATATCATTTGGGGCTTGAACTGGTAGATATTCAGAGAACAAAACAGAACAGATTTAGTCATGACTAATGAGCATAAGAGTATATGTCACCAATAGAACTGTAGACATAAAACATTTCATCATCCAGAATAAACTAAATATACAGGCAACGTCTAAAAGCTAAATATGCCAAATTATATGAAATCTAGTTAAATCTTTCATGATGGAATAGAAAACTTAACATTAAACAGTCTGCAAAGCATCCAAGGAAGAGATGACAGAAAACTACAAAAGGAATCAGCACTAAAGAAAACACAGGTCTCATTTCCTTCCCAAGGAAAGTGCCTACAGCCACAGCTGTAACCACAAAATTCAAAAGGTCTTGAAATACCATCCCAGAACTACGCCTGTCGAAGAGGAGGTCTAAACCAGTTGGATTGATGAAGTTTCTTTTCCCCTTTAAATTAATTCTCCCAGGTATTTCAGCAGCTAGAGGGTGTCACTTCATCAATCCCACATGACAATTCACAATCCTCATAACCAAGAGAAAAGCATatcaataatcatcaaaagggTCCCAGCCCCAACCTCCATTATATTTGGGTGATCTGGGAGCTTGCCAATCGGTAGAAGGCAGAAATCCATATCCAGCAATTGAATCTTTGGGAAGCAACAATCTTTTAATTTGTTCAGTGCATCTTCTTCCCAAATCTCCCTCCAGATTAAGGTTGAAACAATAGCGAAGATCTAGTGACTCAAGATGAGGACAACCATCAAGAATTGCCTTTAAGCCATCATTGGTCAGCTGATTCCCAAAAAGCTGCAGGTGGTATAAACCATGCATCGTTCCTGCAATAGCAAGTGCATCGTCATCTTTACTCCAAGGACCTTCATCATCAATAATCTCTTCAAAGAAGTTGTCTGAATATTTGTGCCATTCTTTATTCAATTTGAATGATTTCAAAAGACGGCAAGAGTGCCCAAGCACTTTCACAGGTTTATGAGACAGATTTCCGCATAATGAGATGTCAAGATCCTCTAACAGCGGAAGTTTTGATGCAACTTCAATCAATCCCTCATCTGATATGTAATAAGAACACACAAGTCGCAGGCGTCTGATTCCACTCGAACTACAAAAGTTGAAGAGGAATGTGTAAACCAGTTGCAACAAGGCAGAAATACACATACTGAACTGACATAAATTCAAAGATATATGTACATGTGTGTGGGTGTGGGGAACAATATCAAAGAAAACAGAAGCTCTAGGACATCCTAGAAGATCTACAGTCCACAATGTCTTATGAGTTTACAGGGAGGGATACTCTGTTTTCATGTGCTATCTATTTCAAGTTCTGTAACACTTCTCCCAGCACTTTCGCTAGAGAGGATCAAAGACAATAACTAATTAACTTAAcagcaaaaaatatatattctagaGGTAAATAATAACCAATTAACCACAAACAAAAACAGGATACAATGGGTAACAGCTCATTGCAAAAATTATTTCTTGCATCTTTCAGATTCAATCACATTCCTTCAAAAACTTTGGAGCATCCTACAGATTTAAGAAGGAACCGGGTTCAAAAAGAGAATACCAAATAATTAATAATGAACATAGACAATATATTATTTGctattttcttttcaaactGGGCTCCCTCTTAAAAACATTAAGCTTTCCCTCAACAGTAAGAATTAAGTCCTTTCGATATGATTCACTTCATATATACTATATTACTTTAATATAGAAGGATACAGGGATGACTTCAGAGGTTAGTAGTCCTATTACAAAATAtttcctgatttttttttttatcttcttctaAATCATGCCATTTACACCTCCACAGAATTGATCACCTCTAACTCTTTCACAAGTTGATAAGACGTCTAATGAATCATACCAAATATATGCCATTCCACCAGTTTAATCATTACAAATGGAATCCACTTTTAGTGATCCACTCACCTAAATGCACAAATCCATCTGCAATGAAATATTGCACACACAAACACAGTGAAGAATATCTAGAATAGCACCTCCTAGTAAACTTATTAATTAAACATTTAAACCTATACAAACTATGAAACTAGATAAATAAAATTCCATGTCCGACTTGCAGCTTAATACTAAGAAACCAAAACAATAATAAAAGCAGCAAACTACATACCTATCAGTGATATACTCTAGGAGCTCATCCGAGATAAAGTCCTCAACATtcacatcaaccaaattacCACAACTAAGATCCACAACATGGCGGCACATCTTCTCTAAGTCGAAGGTAATGTCAGGAGCACTATCATTGCGCATGTCTATGGTGTTCCACTTCAGTTCCTTGCAGATTTTGCGCCACTTCATGCATACCTTCTGAGCACTCTCCAGGATATCAATTGTTCCAAGCCGTGACAGTATCGACATAGTAATGTTATCTGGGAGTTCAACCCATTTAAAGCAGTACCCATCTGATCTAGCGGTAAATTCTTTTCCCTCTATGGAATCATGGGGAAGCCACAACCTTTTAATCCGTTCAGCACATCTTGTTTCTAAATCTATCCCCATATTGAGATTGAAGCAAAGGCGCAGATCAAGTGACTCAAGATGAGGACAACAATCAAGAATTTTTCTCAAGCCATCATTTGTAAGCTTATTCCCATAAAGCTGGAGGTGGTGTAAATCTTGCATCGTTCCTGCTATAGCAAGTGCATCTACATTGTCATCTTTTCTAACACGAGCATGAGCAACAGGAGCATGAACAACAGGAGCACGAGCAAAAGGAGCATGTGCATAATCGTCATCACTATCATCAAAGTCATGCACATCAAAGTCAGACCCATACTCATCAGAGTCAGACTCATCATCAGAGAATCTGCACCACTCCTTGTTGAATTTGAATGACTTCAAAAGAGGGCAAGAGCGCCCAACCGCTTTTACAGCTTCATGTGAGATACCAGCGCACAATGAAATGTCAAGTTCCTCCAACAACCGCAGTTTCGAAGCCATTCTACTCAATCCCTCATCTGACACCTCATCGCAAGAAAATAGTCGGATGCGCCTGACTGTACTCGCACTATCGACAAGTATTACATACACATGTTAGCTGTTgcacaaaaacagaaaatccgcCTGCAAAACTCTAAATCAACATAATAACTCCTTAAGATTCAAATGCATAAAATCCAACATATATCTCTGTACTTAGAACTATATGACAGTGAACAAATGCCCAAAGAAATGTGCGCAATCGACACATCCACAGATTATGACTAATCTACATCAATAGAAGCCTTATAACCAGTTTAATCATCACATAACAAACACCACAGAATAATAATACTCCGAAATTGAGcgaaaaatatttcaaatttctaAAGCCCTAGCGTTTGATAGGAATAAATGAAGTACCTTCTGGTGATAAAGGTGAGTAGTTGGTCGGTGCTGAAGTGCTCGATATTGATATCGACGACATTACCGGAGCTCCGATCAACGATGTGGCTGAACATGGACTCGTAGTCACAGTCATCAA from the Rosa rugosa chromosome 2 unlocalized genomic scaffold, drRosRugo1.1 SUPER_2_unloc_1, whole genome shotgun sequence genome contains:
- the LOC133724113 gene encoding putative F-box/LRR-repeat protein 23; the encoded protein is MAESGRCRRRNWTELPDELTAAILSRLGAVEILESAQKVCMKWRKISKEPLFWRKIDMRNDGDLDDCDYESMFSHIVDRSSGNVVDINIEHFSTDQLLTFITRSASTVRRIRLFSCDEVSDEGLSRMASKLRLLEELDISLCAGISHEAVKAVGRSCPLLKSFKFNKEWCRFSDDESDSDEYGSDFDVHDFDDSDDDYAHAPFARAPVVHAPVAHARVRKDDNVDALAIAGTMQDLHHLQLYGNKLTNDGLRKILDCCPHLESLDLRLCFNLNMGIDLETRCAERIKRLWLPHDSIEGKEFTARSDGYCFKWVELPDNITMSILSRLGTIDILESAQKVCMKWRKICKELKWNTIDMRNDSAPDITFDLEKMCRHVVDLSCGNLVDVNVEDFISDELLEYITDSSSGIRRLRLVCSYYISDEGLIEVASKLPLLEDLDISLCGNLSHKPVKVLGHSCRLLKSFKLNKEWHKYSDNFFEEIIDDEGPWSKDDDALAIAGTMHGLYHLQLFGNQLTNDGLKAILDGCPHLESLDLRYCFNLNLEGDLGRRCTEQIKRLLLPKDSIAGYGFLPSTDWQAPRSPKYNGGWGWDPFDDY